A genomic stretch from Spirochaetota bacterium includes:
- a CDS encoding AsmA-like C-terminal region-containing protein — protein MKPARVVKYSVIVLFIVLLLIAAFAAAFVYFFPKETLKSIIVQTLGNSLNRPVTIGTIDYSIRGIQITDLYIYDTDKEKPYIAHSKDAAIRFQLIPLLNKQFIINYISLDNAIIHILYYTENKLTTSNLEKLLKELLSKEKSSITTQIKSLSLNNTTVILENPPQKLKPLEGKYNIDTHVELKDDILALKNLSIILPQNRGKISGDCSITITSNYAIHGDFNLRDCDLLWVYNWGKDLANILPYRVFSGTIDNLMITKNAVLGTVTGSCKLSNNALLFLGNAFANVNLNKGTVTVTNAKGKIENSTFVLNQLLFTFHGEIKNIKVSDASINIKEIAPLLGKIDIRDVAGELKGNFEYKDNSIDADVTLSNLTIGQKGTILSLQETSLLIKNNQFKKDGIQAIVYSVPCVLSVATVDSSFEKFIVNIEADAVDLNKIITQQPEKPEQPQKLEREIHIPYELSGKCIIQKMYKDNLVIEKINCTYTMSKNIIALPTFSAKVFGGDVTGRSVITLSQENPQITLVAKFTNARLQNISSYLQEYENRLFGNISGQLQVTIVPKDPVIDRITGKVEVSVENGKLANTGLQNGLSIWLSDLKYKLANLEFQKIYGNFNLNGPIITINSFIFNAPEIRLKLNGQYNRHEESDVAISLEFSSNFIQDLPNPALLQLAKYKKGRWYIIPFRAQGKDIFEGKNIKQVQ, from the coding sequence GTGAAGCCAGCAAGAGTAGTTAAATATAGTGTTATAGTACTTTTCATTGTACTTTTGCTGATTGCTGCTTTTGCAGCAGCATTTGTCTATTTTTTCCCTAAAGAAACATTGAAGTCAATTATTGTACAAACACTGGGGAATTCCTTAAATAGGCCAGTTACTATAGGAACTATCGACTATAGTATCAGAGGTATCCAGATAACTGACCTGTACATATACGACACTGATAAAGAGAAGCCGTATATTGCACACTCAAAGGATGCAGCCATCAGGTTTCAGCTTATCCCCTTATTAAACAAACAATTCATCATTAACTATATTTCACTTGATAATGCCATAATTCATATACTGTACTACACAGAAAATAAACTAACAACGTCAAATCTTGAAAAATTGCTCAAAGAATTATTATCCAAAGAAAAATCATCCATAACTACTCAAATCAAATCACTATCACTTAATAACACAACCGTTATTCTTGAAAACCCACCTCAAAAGCTTAAACCCTTAGAAGGGAAATACAATATTGATACACATGTGGAACTGAAAGATGATATCCTGGCATTGAAAAACCTTTCAATAATACTTCCACAAAACAGAGGGAAAATTTCCGGTGATTGTTCCATAACTATTACCAGTAATTATGCAATTCATGGTGATTTTAACCTGCGTGATTGCGATCTACTATGGGTTTACAACTGGGGAAAAGATCTGGCCAATATACTGCCTTACCGGGTGTTTTCAGGTACTATCGACAACCTGATGATAACAAAGAATGCTGTTTTAGGGACTGTAACCGGCAGTTGCAAACTCAGCAATAACGCACTGCTTTTTTTAGGCAATGCATTTGCCAATGTTAATCTCAATAAAGGCACTGTAACAGTAACCAATGCAAAAGGAAAAATTGAAAATTCAACGTTTGTACTGAACCAGTTACTGTTTACGTTCCACGGAGAAATTAAGAATATTAAAGTAAGTGATGCATCAATTAATATAAAAGAGATAGCTCCATTATTAGGTAAAATTGATATACGTGACGTTGCCGGTGAACTGAAGGGAAATTTTGAATATAAAGACAATAGTATTGATGCTGATGTAACGCTATCAAACCTTACTATTGGACAAAAAGGTACTATCCTGTCATTACAGGAAACAAGTCTTCTGATAAAAAATAATCAATTTAAAAAAGATGGCATACAGGCAATCGTATACTCAGTACCCTGCGTTTTATCGGTTGCAACTGTAGACTCATCATTTGAAAAATTTATTGTAAACATTGAAGCTGATGCTGTTGACCTCAACAAAATCATTACCCAACAGCCTGAAAAACCTGAACAGCCACAAAAGCTAGAAAGAGAAATACATATACCGTATGAACTATCAGGAAAATGTATTATTCAAAAAATGTACAAAGATAATCTGGTTATTGAAAAAATAAACTGCACCTATACCATGTCAAAAAATATAATTGCACTGCCCACATTTTCAGCTAAGGTATTTGGAGGAGATGTTACTGGCAGAAGCGTCATCACCCTTTCACAGGAAAACCCTCAAATCACCCTGGTGGCAAAATTTACCAATGCACGACTGCAGAATATAAGCTCATACCTTCAGGAATATGAAAACAGGCTCTTTGGTAATATATCAGGACAATTACAGGTAACTATCGTGCCTAAAGATCCTGTTATTGATAGAATAACCGGCAAAGTTGAAGTGTCAGTAGAAAATGGCAAACTGGCCAACACTGGATTACAGAATGGACTGAGTATATGGCTTAGCGATTTAAAATACAAACTGGCCAATTTAGAGTTTCAGAAAATATACGGGAATTTTAATCTCAATGGCCCTATTATTACCATCAATTCTTTTATCTTTAATGCACCTGAGATACGGTTAAAATTAAATGGTCAGTACAACCGCCATGAAGAAAGTGATGTAGCTATTTCACTGGAATTCAGTTCAAACTTTATCCAGGACCTGCCCAACCCTGCCCTGCTGCAACTTGCAAAATACAAAAAGGGCCGGTGGTATATTATTCCATTCAGGGCACAGGGCAAAGATATCTTTGAAGGCAAAAATATAAAGCAGGTACAATAA
- the leuD gene encoding 3-isopropylmalate dehydratase small subunit, which translates to MKAHGKVWKFGNDINTDEIIPARYLNTSDPDELAAHCMEDADPDFMKKAKAGDIIVAGKNFGCGSSREHAPIAIKAAKISCVIAQSFARIFYRNSINIGLPIIESEEAARDIAQGDEIEIDFDSGIIKNITKNKEYRAKPFPPFMQDIIAKGGLMAKVKAELTK; encoded by the coding sequence ATGAAAGCACATGGAAAAGTTTGGAAATTTGGTAATGATATAAATACCGATGAAATTATACCGGCACGCTATCTTAACACATCAGATCCTGATGAGTTGGCAGCGCACTGCATGGAAGATGCTGACCCTGATTTTATGAAAAAGGCAAAGGCCGGTGATATCATTGTTGCCGGTAAAAATTTTGGATGCGGCTCATCACGGGAACATGCTCCCATAGCCATAAAAGCAGCAAAAATTTCATGTGTTATTGCGCAGTCTTTTGCCCGCATATTTTACCGAAACAGCATAAACATTGGCCTTCCCATCATTGAGTCAGAGGAAGCAGCGCGTGATATTGCACAGGGAGATGAGATAGAGATTGATTTTGATTCAGGTATTATTAAAAACATTACAAAAAATAAGGAATACAGGGCAAAACCTTTTCCACCATTTATGCAGGATATCATTGCAAAAGGTGGCCTGATGGCCAAGGTTAAGGCCGAATTGACAAAATAA
- the leuC gene encoding 3-isopropylmalate dehydratase large subunit, producing MGMTITEKILAAHAGKERVEPGELIEAKVDLVLGNDITAPIAIKEFEDLGVSKVFDNEKIALIPDHFTPNKDIKSAQQVKILREFARKYTIVHFYDVGRVGVEHALLPELGLVRPGMCIIGADSHTCTYGAFGAFSTGVGSTDMAAAMATGKTWFKVPESIKFVVYGKLQPYVSAKDIILHIIGSIGVDGALYQSMEFTGETIAELSMEGRMTMANMAIEAGAKNGIFAPDGKTVEYIKSRTGLPYTLYYSDDDARYAAVKEYDASKIEPTVAFPHLPENAKPAREAGIPIDQVVIGSCTNGRIEDLRVAAKILKGRKVHKDVRLLIIPATQEVYRKALEEGLIDIFIEAEAAVSAPTCGPCLGGHMGILAEGERCVATTNRNFVGRMGHPKSEVYLASPAVAAASAILGRIAHPDELR from the coding sequence ATGGGCATGACAATTACTGAAAAGATTTTAGCTGCACATGCCGGGAAGGAACGTGTAGAACCAGGTGAATTAATTGAAGCTAAAGTGGATTTAGTACTGGGTAATGATATTACCGCCCCTATTGCTATTAAAGAATTTGAAGATTTAGGTGTATCAAAAGTTTTTGATAATGAAAAAATAGCGCTTATACCGGATCATTTTACTCCCAACAAGGATATAAAATCTGCCCAGCAGGTTAAGATATTAAGAGAGTTTGCTCGGAAATATACTATTGTTCACTTTTATGATGTGGGCAGGGTTGGTGTTGAACATGCTCTGCTTCCGGAATTGGGTTTGGTGCGCCCGGGTATGTGTATCATTGGTGCTGATTCACACACCTGTACATATGGGGCATTTGGTGCATTTTCTACCGGTGTTGGTTCCACTGATATGGCGGCAGCAATGGCCACTGGCAAAACATGGTTTAAGGTGCCGGAATCAATTAAATTTGTAGTGTATGGCAAACTGCAACCGTATGTATCGGCCAAGGATATCATTTTACATATTATAGGAAGCATTGGTGTTGACGGTGCATTATATCAATCAATGGAATTTACCGGCGAAACTATTGCTGAATTATCCATGGAAGGGAGAATGACCATGGCCAATATGGCCATTGAGGCTGGTGCAAAAAATGGTATCTTTGCCCCCGATGGCAAGACCGTTGAGTATATTAAAAGCCGCACAGGTCTTCCCTATACACTGTACTACAGCGATGATGATGCACGCTATGCTGCGGTTAAAGAATATGATGCTTCAAAAATTGAACCAACGGTAGCTTTTCCACACCTGCCTGAAAATGCTAAACCTGCCCGTGAAGCCGGCATCCCCATTGATCAGGTCGTTATTGGCTCCTGCACCAACGGTAGAATTGAGGATCTGCGGGTAGCAGCAAAGATATTAAAGGGCCGCAAAGTGCATAAAGATGTCAGATTGCTCATAATACCTGCAACACAGGAAGTATATAGAAAAGCGCTGGAAGAGGGGCTTATAGATATATTCATTGAAGCTGAAGCGGCAGTATCTGCTCCAACATGCGGGCCATGTTTAGGTGGTCACATGGGGATACTGGCCGAAGGTGAGCGCTGTGTTGCCACTACAAACCGAAACTTTGTTGGCCGTATGGGTCATCCAAAAAGTGAAGTGTATTTAGCAAGCCCTGCGGTGGCAGCAGCATCTGCTATTCTGGGAAGGATTGCTCATCCGGATGAATTGCGATAA
- a CDS encoding acetyl-CoA C-acetyltransferase: protein MADNDVVIVSACRTPIGSFGQSLKDVKAYELAALVMKEALRRAHVEGSALSDVIFGNCLMGSDEANVARTAALKAGIPVEVPATSVQRQCASGMTAVVFGSQQLIAGDSDFVLAGGVESMSNAPYVLWKARWGLRLTHSELTDAMWELLHSGSGLLGEPFIMGQTAENLAEKYSISREEQDQVAYESHKKAAAAIDSGRFNDEIVPVPIPQKKGELKMFEKDEHVRRDITLENLATLKPAFKKNGTVTAGNASGINDGAAALVLTTAKRANELGLKPLARIAGNAFAGVEPHLMGYGPVPAVQKLLKKTGKKLDDIDLIELNEAFAAQYLACEKGLMLDRSKVNVNGSGIALGHPVGCTGARIIVSLIYEMKKRNVKWGIATLCVGGGMGGAVLIENI from the coding sequence ATGGCTGATAATGATGTTGTCATAGTTTCCGCGTGTAGAACGCCTATTGGCAGTTTTGGACAATCATTAAAAGATGTTAAAGCGTATGAATTAGCTGCACTGGTAATGAAAGAAGCTTTGCGGCGTGCACATGTTGAAGGAAGCGCTCTGTCGGATGTAATTTTTGGAAACTGTTTAATGGGATCCGATGAGGCAAATGTTGCTCGCACTGCAGCACTCAAAGCAGGTATCCCGGTGGAAGTGCCTGCAACATCGGTACAGCGGCAGTGTGCCTCAGGAATGACGGCGGTGGTATTTGGAAGCCAGCAGCTCATTGCAGGTGACTCGGACTTTGTGCTTGCTGGTGGTGTTGAGTCAATGTCAAATGCACCATATGTATTGTGGAAAGCGCGATGGGGTTTGCGGCTTACTCACTCTGAGCTTACTGATGCCATGTGGGAATTGCTGCATTCTGGTAGTGGCCTTTTGGGTGAGCCATTTATTATGGGGCAAACTGCAGAAAATTTAGCAGAAAAATATTCTATTTCACGGGAAGAACAGGATCAGGTGGCTTATGAAAGCCATAAAAAGGCGGCTGCAGCCATTGATTCTGGCAGGTTTAATGATGAGATAGTTCCTGTTCCCATACCGCAGAAGAAAGGCGAACTAAAAATGTTTGAGAAAGATGAACATGTCCGCCGTGATATTACACTGGAAAATCTGGCAACGCTTAAGCCTGCATTTAAAAAGAATGGAACGGTTACTGCTGGTAATGCATCAGGGATTAATGATGGTGCAGCAGCATTAGTACTGACTACAGCAAAGCGTGCAAATGAACTTGGCTTAAAGCCATTGGCAAGGATTGCCGGGAATGCATTTGCCGGTGTTGAGCCTCATCTTATGGGATATGGGCCTGTGCCGGCAGTTCAGAAATTGCTTAAAAAAACAGGGAAAAAATTAGATGATATAGACCTTATAGAACTCAATGAAGCCTTTGCTGCACAATATTTAGCGTGTGAAAAGGGCCTAATGCTTGACCGCAGTAAGGTCAATGTCAATGGTTCAGGGATTGCGTTGGGTCATCCTGTGGGATGCACCGGCGCCCGCATCATTGTATCGCTCATCTATGAGATGAAAAAGCGCAATGTAAAATGGGGAATTGCCACACTATGTGTTGGTGGTGGAATGGGCGGTGCAGTTCTTATTGAAAATATATAA
- a CDS encoding STAS domain-containing protein: MLNVSINQLGDVVVIDLEGEFDIDVIRNVENAWNEALAKKPRVIGFNCKELKFIDSSALGTLVKFMNSATNRKITLALFNVAPSVITIFKTSRLDKFFSINTKEEFENKFLPVT, from the coding sequence ATGCTTAATGTTTCTATTAACCAGTTAGGAGATGTTGTAGTCATTGACCTTGAAGGCGAATTTGATATTGATGTCATACGAAATGTTGAAAATGCCTGGAATGAAGCCTTAGCAAAAAAACCAAGAGTCATAGGCTTCAATTGCAAGGAACTAAAGTTTATTGATTCATCAGCATTGGGGACACTGGTAAAATTTATGAACAGTGCAACAAATAGAAAGATTACCTTAGCACTTTTTAATGTTGCTCCATCGGTTATAACTATATTCAAGACCTCACGCCTGGATAAGTTTTTTTCTATTAATACAAAAGAAGAGTTTGAAAATAAATTTTTGCCGGTAACGTGA
- a CDS encoding thiamine pyrophosphate-binding protein — MSINGGHLIGKYLAKRGIQFAFGISGGHIEALLDGLQHYGIRSIDVRHEQAAVMMAHAVAVYTGTPGVCFLTAGPGFTNGITGIANACLDNAPVVVLCGRHSLRDDHKGALQEMNQVDVVKPLVKWCATCYDTKRIPEYLDMAFRHATCGRPGPVFLELPPDVLGKSVDDFDFTPSVDAFKAVPDSSTVYKAAEIINSAKKPLFIGGSGIGYSNCTLELQAFIEKTGIPFILLNNGRGVLPDNHPLSIWNIGNVGLMMTMSQADVIVAAGIRFNWLFQSGAVIPPTTKVVRIDIEPTEINRNRVADAGLLGDSGAALKALLPLVEKKDHSEWIDMATKAGYAFIDSEIKLRQNPSDPIHPIRLVARAQEVFGTDALYVVDGGDTTYFGLVGFQSRHKAGVLSQSAGLLGCLGAGIPFAIAAKLVHPDKQVVVLNGDGSFGFNGFEFDTAVRHNIPIVCIVNNDCAWGMIKHSQELSIGKERVTCAELGIRRYEKVVEGMGGHGEFVEKDEAIVPALIRAMESGKPACVNVLTDPTVTSPATPLFYQSLKFD; from the coding sequence ATGTCAATAAACGGTGGGCACTTAATTGGCAAATATTTAGCCAAGCGAGGTATACAGTTTGCGTTTGGCATTTCAGGTGGGCATATTGAAGCGCTTCTTGATGGTTTGCAGCACTATGGTATACGATCAATTGATGTGCGGCATGAACAAGCTGCGGTGATGATGGCGCATGCTGTAGCAGTGTATACCGGCACACCCGGCGTGTGCTTTTTAACCGCAGGTCCAGGCTTTACCAACGGCATCACCGGTATTGCCAATGCATGTTTGGACAATGCACCGGTTGTGGTGTTATGCGGTCGCCATTCTCTTCGTGATGACCACAAAGGTGCATTACAGGAAATGAATCAGGTTGATGTGGTAAAGCCTTTGGTGAAATGGTGTGCCACCTGCTATGATACAAAACGCATCCCTGAATATCTGGATATGGCATTCAGGCATGCCACGTGTGGAAGGCCAGGACCGGTGTTTTTAGAGCTACCCCCGGATGTGCTTGGGAAATCCGTTGATGACTTTGATTTTACACCCAGCGTTGATGCATTCAAAGCTGTACCCGATTCATCTACCGTATATAAAGCTGCTGAAATTATCAACAGTGCCAAAAAGCCACTTTTTATAGGTGGTTCAGGTATTGGTTACAGCAACTGTACCCTGGAACTGCAGGCTTTTATTGAAAAAACAGGAATACCGTTTATACTCCTGAATAATGGTCGCGGCGTTTTGCCTGATAACCATCCGCTGTCAATCTGGAATATTGGCAATGTTGGCCTTATGATGACAATGTCACAGGCTGATGTCATTGTTGCAGCAGGTATCAGGTTTAACTGGCTCTTTCAGTCAGGCGCTGTTATTCCGCCAACCACAAAAGTGGTGCGCATTGATATTGAACCCACTGAAATCAATCGCAACCGTGTTGCAGATGCTGGCCTTCTTGGTGATTCTGGAGCAGCACTCAAAGCGTTATTGCCATTGGTTGAAAAGAAAGATCATTCAGAGTGGATTGATATGGCAACAAAAGCTGGATATGCATTTATTGATAGCGAAATTAAACTACGCCAAAATCCCTCTGACCCCATCCACCCCATACGACTGGTTGCCAGGGCTCAGGAAGTCTTTGGCACCGATGCACTGTACGTTGTTGATGGCGGTGATACTACATACTTTGGTTTGGTTGGCTTTCAGTCCCGGCACAAAGCTGGTGTGCTATCGCAATCGGCAGGACTACTGGGATGTCTTGGTGCCGGCATCCCGTTTGCTATTGCCGCAAAACTTGTGCACCCTGATAAACAGGTAGTGGTACTCAATGGCGATGGCTCATTTGGATTTAACGGTTTTGAATTTGACACTGCGGTGCGCCACAATATCCCAATTGTGTGCATAGTGAACAATGATTGCGCCTGGGGAATGATCAAACACAGCCAGGAACTTTCAATTGGGAAAGAACGAGTAACCTGTGCTGAACTTGGCATCCGACGTTATGAAAAGGTTGTTGAAGGCATGGGTGGACATGGTGAATTTGTTGAAAAGGATGAGGCGATAGTACCTGCACTTATTCGTGCAATGGAAAGCGGCAAGCCTGCGTGTGTTAATGTTCTTACTGATCCAACAGTAACAAGCCCGGCAACACCGCTATTTTATCAGTCATTAAAATTTGATTAA
- a CDS encoding nucleotidyltransferase domain-containing protein, producing MIIRDISYKLNVIFKHNNVVFAYLFGSIAKNEISPSSDIDIAVYLKNSNSEKLFNTLLSIHLDTCRALKTNNVDIVILNTNYNLMLIDEIIRNGILLYDADPQFREEFECKMIHSAIDFKTQRYFTIKV from the coding sequence ATGATAATCAGGGATATTTCATATAAACTTAATGTTATTTTTAAACACAATAATGTTGTGTTTGCATATCTATTTGGTTCAATAGCCAAAAATGAAATATCGCCATCAAGTGATATTGATATTGCTGTGTATTTAAAAAATAGTAATTCTGAGAAGCTATTTAATACACTGCTTTCAATCCATCTTGATACCTGCAGAGCTTTGAAAACAAATAACGTTGACATTGTCATCCTTAATACAAATTACAACCTAATGCTAATAGATGAAATAATACGAAATGGGATACTACTTTATGATGCCGATCCCCAATTTCGTGAAGAATTTGAATGTAAAATGATTCATTCAGCAATTGATTTCAAAACCCAACGTTATTTCACAATTAAAGTATAA